A window of Hyperolius riggenbachi isolate aHypRig1 chromosome 1, aHypRig1.pri, whole genome shotgun sequence contains these coding sequences:
- the LOC137542347 gene encoding uncharacterized protein — translation MPGKRGRPTRISRQRRCGNCDDEHGAAHGKRVNKKKEVSEQIPEDENVNAGDACQTLSDTSSVTQQPLMPVVDEQSQTVTIFLVPMEKATVASPVDIVNLENNQDSSSQNQNLENQGLVEETHEGSMNEQASNSNNDVNLSSENPIDMELMDNFEGVSMREPLLIDTASEIVNFRLALDDNIDSDDEGEEALDLSTRPACQNTVETLENDVHVSFDRELDIGHTEKESDQDANQANVHEENYFNQSKDAENVQEHNNNSKHRDCDDEEEDDNKSVQDVAEGQECVEDQDSEQGSSNYEDYEPTTSVNDFQGNRSSSDGWGDDDSSFLGDEYSVHDSAEDNNDSQEDVDTDTLISEVNDCDNHNRQRIAVLPDHANDSAPENSDVVVVNENVLDNSELHRNDSDMGRHGNMQTNEEANANNVDESFNETIINNSQQSKGGISRMPKFTIAENLMLCRFVCADYEFLLKRDKNEDVRRMKNQKWKYIGEKVNTNFYQVIITNSLITFQY, via the coding sequence ATGCCGGGCAAACGCGGACGTCCCACTAGGATCTCCAGACAGCGGCGATGTGGGAACTGCGACGACGAGCACGGTGCAGCTCACGGAAAGCGTGTTAACAAGAAAAAAGAGGTATCTGAGCAGATTCCCGAGGACGAAAACGTCAATGCAGGTGACGCATGTCAGACATTGTCTGACACAAGTAGTGTGACGCAGCAGCCATTGATGCCAGTGGTAGATGAGCAATCCCAaacagttacaatttttttaGTACCTATGGAGAAAGCAACTGTGGCTAGTCCTGTAGATATTGTGAATTTAGAAAATAATCAAGATTCATCATCACAAAACCAAAACTTAGAAAACCAGGGCCTAGTTGAGGAAACGCACGAAGGTTCCATGAACGAGCAGGCCTCAAATTCTAATAATGACGTCAATCTTAGTAGTGAAAATCCCATAGATATGGAGTTGATGGACAATTTTGAAGGAGTTTCTATGCGTGAACCATTACTTATTGATACCGCAAGTGAAATTGTGAACTTCAGACTTGCACTAGATGATAACATTGATTCTGACGATGAGGGCGAGGAAGCATTAGATCTCAGTACAAGACCTGCCTGTCAAAACACGGTGGAGACCCTTGAGAATGATGTGCATGTTAGTTTTGATAGGGAATTAGACATTGGACATACAGAAAAGGAATCTGACCAAGATGCAAACCAAGCGAATGtgcatgaggaaaattattttaatcaaTCTAAGGATGCAGAAAATGTACAGGAGCATAACAATAATTCAAAACACAGAGATTGTGATGATGAAGAGGAGGATGACAATAAGAGTGTTCAGGATGTTGCAGAAGGACAAGAATGTGTAGAGGATCAGGATAGTGAACAAGGTTCATCTAATTATGAAGATTATGAACCTACAACCAGCGTCAATGATTTTCAAGGAAACCGAAGCTCCTCAGACGGTTGGGGAGATGATGATAGCAGTTTTCTTGGTGATGAGTACTCAGTTCATGACAGTGCTGAAGATAATAATGATTCACAAGAAGATGTTGATACTGACACACTTATTTCAGAAGTTAATGACTGTGATAATCATAACCGACAACGAATTGCAGTGCTTCCAGATCATGCAAATGACAGTGCACCAGAGAATTCTGATGTGGTTGTTGTGAATGAAAATGTACTAGACAATTCTGAATTGCATAGGAATGATTCTGACATGGGCAGGCATGGTAATATGCAAACAAACGAAGAGGCCAATGCAAATAACGTGGACGAGAGTTTTAATGAAACGATCATTAATAATTCCCAGCAATCCAAAGGTGGGATTAGTAGAATGCCAAAATTTACAATTGCAGAAAATCTGATGTTGTGTCGCTTCGTATGTGCAGATTATGAGTTTCTGTTAAAGAGGGATAAGAATGAAGATGTTCGTCGGATGAAAAATCAGAAGTGGAAgtacataggagaaaaggtaaacacAAATTTCTATCAAGTTATCATTACCAATTCATTGATTACTTTTCAATACTGA